The following are encoded in a window of Psychrobacter sp. P11F6 genomic DNA:
- the fhuB gene encoding Fe(3+)-hydroxamate ABC transporter permease FhuB — protein sequence MTINTAAQTHHSHTNNTTDYVKPMTSLAASQSPTLKTPSEQHSKLMQKPPNPAPKLPRKSPSVFADTWRIWAVMIILVVLSVWSTWALIAQEWTRPLSDLFIPSSQLDIISLATQLHIVATSIVALLAGGLLGVVSILLQQLVKNPLASDTTLGVGVGAQLAMLIVTLFLPSLAIYGGLYVAFVGALISMGLVFVLSAPSRFNPLILILAGLVVNILLAAVANVLVLFFAERSNGMLSWAAGFLAQNSWHTSTMLAITAVVMAVVCLPLLKPLTLMSLDDSQAKRLGVPINSIRALVVLIVAVVTALVVSEVGLIGFIGLGAASLVNALGVASISKRLLAAFVLGALLLWLTSNVALLLEPILNMQIPAGAMTGILGAPLIIWLILRQRRERIETVTPMLTGKHAPVAWWRWTLGVVMIIMLACLFVQDVSGWGLSTDWAITQQYRLPRSLSAAATGLMLAIAGVLLQTLTRNPMASPEVLGVSSGAALGVILGFLLLPSLGLSAGAGTLLISGLSGAMAVLLLVIWLARKVSSGYLLLVGIGIAAMMDGVMHMVKLSGDPRLEAMLSWLSGTTYSAQPSTVWYLIGIALILFTLSLLLIKPLRVLGLGTGVARNLGVAVTPVTLALLVLVAALSTASTLAVGPLSFIGLMVPHLATSLGAVRLERQLPLAALLGAGVMVIADWIGRYVIFPYELPAGTIAAIIGGAYFLWLIRKVPVAVSG from the coding sequence ATGACTATTAATACTGCCGCACAGACTCATCACTCTCATACCAATAATACTACTGATTATGTCAAACCTATGACTTCACTTGCAGCGTCTCAGTCGCCCACATTGAAAACACCATCAGAGCAACACTCTAAGCTCATGCAAAAACCTCCCAATCCAGCACCAAAATTACCTCGGAAATCACCTTCGGTATTTGCAGATACATGGCGCATCTGGGCAGTAATGATTATCCTTGTGGTGTTGTCAGTATGGAGCACGTGGGCATTAATCGCTCAGGAATGGACACGCCCACTCAGTGATTTGTTTATTCCAAGCTCGCAATTGGATATCATCAGTCTTGCGACACAGCTGCATATAGTGGCGACCAGTATAGTGGCGCTATTGGCAGGTGGTCTGCTTGGGGTTGTCAGTATTTTGCTACAGCAATTGGTCAAAAACCCATTGGCGTCAGACACCACATTGGGCGTCGGTGTTGGTGCGCAATTGGCCATGCTCATTGTGACCTTGTTTTTGCCAAGTTTAGCGATTTATGGCGGACTTTATGTGGCCTTTGTCGGCGCGCTTATTAGTATGGGACTGGTCTTTGTATTGTCAGCACCCAGTCGTTTTAATCCGCTCATTTTAATATTGGCAGGCTTGGTGGTAAACATTCTACTTGCCGCCGTTGCCAATGTCTTGGTATTGTTTTTTGCTGAACGTAGTAATGGCATGCTGTCATGGGCGGCGGGATTTTTGGCACAGAATAGCTGGCATACCAGTACGATGCTAGCGATAACGGCCGTCGTGATGGCGGTTGTCTGTTTACCTTTGTTAAAACCATTAACCTTGATGAGTCTCGATGACTCACAAGCCAAGCGCTTGGGCGTGCCGATTAACAGTATACGTGCATTGGTGGTGCTTATTGTGGCGGTCGTTACCGCTTTGGTGGTTAGCGAAGTTGGTCTAATCGGTTTTATCGGTCTTGGCGCTGCCAGTCTGGTTAATGCGTTGGGAGTTGCTTCTATTAGCAAACGTCTGCTTGCAGCCTTTGTCTTAGGGGCGCTGCTTTTATGGTTGACTAGCAATGTTGCTTTATTACTCGAACCCATACTAAATATGCAAATTCCAGCAGGGGCGATGACGGGTATTCTCGGTGCACCACTGATTATTTGGCTGATTTTGCGTCAGCGCCGCGAGCGGATAGAAACAGTGACTCCAATGCTAACGGGCAAGCATGCACCTGTGGCATGGTGGCGCTGGACTCTTGGCGTGGTAATGATAATTATGCTTGCCTGTCTTTTTGTCCAAGACGTCAGTGGCTGGGGACTAAGTACCGATTGGGCGATCACCCAGCAGTATCGGCTACCGCGCAGTTTGAGCGCTGCGGCAACAGGTCTGATGTTGGCCATCGCTGGTGTATTATTGCAAACGCTCACCCGCAACCCGATGGCAAGTCCAGAAGTATTGGGTGTGAGCTCGGGCGCGGCGCTTGGGGTTATCTTAGGGTTTTTACTGTTACCAAGCTTAGGACTATCTGCCGGAGCTGGTACTTTATTAATCTCAGGACTATCAGGAGCAATGGCTGTATTATTGCTGGTTATTTGGCTGGCACGTAAGGTAAGCTCTGGCTATCTATTACTGGTCGGTATTGGTATTGCCGCGATGATGGATGGGGTGATGCACATGGTCAAGCTGTCTGGCGATCCACGCCTAGAAGCGATGCTTAGCTGGTTGTCTGGAACCACTTATAGCGCTCAACCTAGCACCGTGTGGTATCTTATCGGCATTGCTCTCATCTTATTCACCCTCAGCTTACTGCTTATCAAACCCTTAAGAGTGCTTGGTTTGGGTACAGGGGTCGCTCGTAATTTAGGGGTGGCAGTGACACCAGTGACACTCGCGTTATTGGTGTTGGTGGCGGCGCTAAGTACTGCCAGTACGCTTGCGGTTGGGCCATTGAGCTTTATTGGTCTAATGGTGCCACATTTGGCGACGTCACTTGGTGCGGTAAGGCTTGAGCGCCAATTGCCATTAGCGGCTTTGTTAGGCGCAGGGGTGATGGTAATAGCAGACTGGATTGGGCGTTATGTCATTTTCCCTTATGAGCTGCCTGCGGGTACGATTGCGGCTATCATTGGTGGTGCGTACTTTTTATGGCTGATTCGTAAAGTGCCAGTCGCAGTAAGTGGATAG
- a CDS encoding DUF3817 domain-containing protein: MSQAQTTITETPNLTKDQNSVLKILTIMGYLEGTSFLLLLCIAMPLKYMMGIAEAVTYIGMAHGGLFIAYILMLLIATTKIKMPLWAMPAGVLGSFLPLGPFIFDHLLKKSLNKKA, translated from the coding sequence GTGTCGCAGGCTCAGACAACTATCACAGAAACACCTAATCTCACAAAAGATCAGAACTCTGTATTAAAGATTCTTACGATCATGGGTTACTTGGAAGGCACGTCCTTTTTATTACTACTTTGCATCGCCATGCCCTTAAAGTACATGATGGGTATTGCAGAAGCGGTCACCTACATAGGGATGGCTCATGGCGGATTGTTCATCGCGTATATTTTAATGCTGTTGATAGCCACTACCAAAATAAAAATGCCGCTTTGGGCGATGCCAGCAGGGGTACTCGGATCCTTTTTGCCCCTTGGTCCGTTTATATTCGATCATTTATTAAAAAAGAGCTTGAATAAAAAAGCTTAA
- a CDS encoding glutathione S-transferase: protein MTAYSLSCLYSFRRCPYAMRARLGLLFAELPVELREITLKNKPAKMLAISPKGTVPVLQLADGVVIEESREIMEWALEQQDPQELMNPKTLYQGNTLIEQNDQEFKHWLDRYKYADRHLEMTQTEYRQKGEAFLQTLEALLTKNTYLLGDSVTIADISIMPFVRQFAHVDRDVFYSLPYPKLQIWLKNWLVHPLFIQAMTKFQPWQDGDEPVIFPS from the coding sequence ATGACTGCTTACTCCCTTTCTTGTCTTTACTCTTTTCGTCGCTGTCCTTATGCCATGCGCGCGCGTCTCGGCCTGTTGTTTGCCGAGTTGCCAGTAGAGCTACGGGAGATCACCTTAAAAAACAAACCTGCCAAAATGCTAGCGATTAGCCCAAAAGGCACCGTGCCCGTTTTACAGCTCGCTGATGGTGTTGTGATTGAAGAGAGTCGGGAAATAATGGAGTGGGCGCTTGAACAGCAAGATCCACAAGAGCTGATGAACCCTAAGACTTTGTATCAAGGTAATACGTTAATTGAGCAAAACGATCAGGAGTTTAAGCATTGGCTAGATCGCTATAAATATGCTGACCGTCATCTTGAAATGACCCAAACAGAATATCGGCAAAAAGGTGAAGCATTTCTACAGACTTTAGAAGCACTGCTTACTAAAAATACTTATTTGCTAGGAGACAGTGTGACCATTGCCGATATCAGTATTATGCCATTTGTCCGCCAATTTGCTCATGTAGATCGCGACGTTTTTTACAGTTTGCCTTATCCGAAGCTGCAAATATGGCTAAAAAACTGGCTAGTGCATCCATTATTTATACAAGCCATGACCAAGTTTCAACCTTGGCAAGATGGCGATGAGCCAGTGATTTTCCCTTCTTAG
- a CDS encoding M14-type cytosolic carboxypeptidase, which produces MHITANFDAGNIEVINLEDKKNIQLAIRPDVGGEFFQWFNFRLTGQVGEQYVLNIMNAGGAAFPAGWENYQAVASYDRDYWFRLPTSYKDGKLTITAELECETIQIAFFAPYSDERHQDLLAAVQMHPLVTLQHLGETLDKRDLILVKISDGASNNDAPKRNIWITARQHPGETMAEWLVDGLLHSLLDGDNATGKLLLDKANFYIVPNMNPDGSVRGHLRTNAVGTNLNRAWSNPSLETSPEVFHVINKMEETGVDLFYDVHGDEEIPFVFLAGSQGTPNYSDRLARLRDRFSEVLKIASADFQMEEGYDVDAPGTANMTLATHWVAERFDCLANTLEMPFIDNNNVPDADTGWSPERSMKLGEASLVAMLAVVDDLRE; this is translated from the coding sequence ATGCATATCACTGCTAATTTCGATGCTGGTAATATTGAGGTTATTAATTTAGAAGATAAAAAAAATATCCAATTGGCTATTCGTCCGGACGTCGGTGGTGAGTTTTTTCAGTGGTTTAATTTTCGCCTGACAGGTCAGGTTGGCGAGCAATATGTGCTCAATATCATGAATGCAGGGGGTGCGGCATTTCCTGCAGGGTGGGAGAATTACCAAGCGGTGGCGTCGTACGATCGCGACTATTGGTTTCGTCTGCCAACTTCTTATAAAGACGGCAAACTAACCATAACGGCAGAGTTGGAATGTGAAACCATTCAAATTGCTTTTTTTGCCCCTTACAGTGATGAGCGTCATCAAGATTTATTAGCAGCGGTGCAAATGCATCCATTAGTGACGTTACAGCATTTGGGAGAAACCCTTGATAAGCGCGATTTAATCTTAGTCAAAATTAGTGATGGCGCTAGCAATAACGATGCGCCTAAACGCAATATTTGGATTACGGCACGTCAACATCCTGGTGAAACGATGGCCGAATGGTTGGTCGATGGTCTACTGCATAGCCTGTTAGATGGTGATAATGCCACGGGTAAATTATTATTAGATAAAGCTAACTTTTACATCGTGCCCAATATGAACCCAGATGGCAGCGTGAGAGGTCATTTGCGTACCAACGCAGTTGGTACTAACCTAAACCGTGCTTGGTCAAATCCAAGTTTGGAAACCAGCCCAGAAGTCTTTCATGTCATTAATAAAATGGAAGAGACGGGTGTTGATCTATTTTATGATGTGCACGGTGATGAAGAAATACCTTTTGTGTTCCTTGCTGGCTCGCAGGGTACACCAAATTATAGTGACCGCCTCGCACGTCTACGCGATAGATTCTCAGAAGTGTTAAAGATCGCCAGTGCCGACTTTCAGATGGAAGAGGGCTATGACGTTGATGCACCGGGTACTGCGAACATGACGCTTGCCACTCACTGGGTTGCCGAACGTTTTGACTGCCTTGCCAATACCTTGGAGATGCCATTTATAGACAACAATAATGTCCCCGATGCGGATACGGGTTGGTCACCAGAGCGCTCTATGAAATTAGGGGAAGCCTCATTAGTGGCTATGTTGGCGGTCGTGGATGATTTACGTGAGTGA
- a CDS encoding ESPR-type extended signal peptide-containing protein, whose amino-acid sequence MNKVFKKIWSQSLGCIVVVSENAKSAGKTSGTTGTIAQIARSNDYKMLTLKGLAFSIAAISGSTVWAGVVCVTDPVSGGSTARGAIALACGINNAAGGINSSALGINNKASNEATSALGYANEATGNSSNAVGFFNKSSGSYSSAVGYTNAASGDYSSALGANNEASVEYSSAVGYNNTASRINSSAIGSNNIASEGYSSAFGYNNTASNINSSAIGYKNTASNVNSSAVGYNNTASGEDSSAIGFENTSEGDYSVAVGYQNTASGTDSSVFGSNSQATATGATAIGSFSIADERDTISVGSKGFEKRITNVADATNDTDAVNKRYTDDKATETLTASKGYTDDKATETLTASKGYTDDKATETLTASKGYTDDKATETLTASKGYTDGKATETLTASKGYTDGKATETLALSQSYTNDQVLIVKQDIAAQHKYLSINGGTSAEAIASGDNAMALGANAAAQGKQSIAMGDGAQAIGEQAISIGTGNKVTGNHSGAIGDPSTVSGNNSYSMGNNNTVSGDNTFVLGNNVNTTAKNAVVLGNDSSSNRENTVSVGSDLNQRQIINVANGTADNDAVNVSQLQDAKTSAIETSNTYTDTKFNALNDSIHNYLQDNGQRFKEIDDRFDRQGAMSAAMLNMATSTSGLQGKNRIGVGAGFQGSEQAVSLGYQRVINPNTSFSLGGAFTKDENSGGMGMGFSW is encoded by the coding sequence ATGAATAAAGTATTTAAAAAGATTTGGAGTCAATCACTAGGTTGTATAGTGGTGGTATCTGAAAATGCTAAGAGCGCTGGTAAGACCAGCGGCACGACTGGCACTATCGCCCAAATAGCTCGCTCAAATGACTATAAGATGTTGACCCTAAAAGGGCTTGCCTTCAGTATCGCAGCGATCAGTGGTTCGACAGTGTGGGCAGGCGTGGTATGCGTAACGGATCCTGTTTCTGGAGGAAGTACGGCAAGAGGTGCAATTGCACTAGCCTGTGGAATAAATAATGCAGCAGGCGGTATTAATAGTAGTGCCTTAGGTATTAACAATAAAGCTTCAAATGAAGCGACTAGTGCGCTAGGTTATGCAAATGAAGCAACAGGTAACTCTAGCAATGCAGTGGGGTTTTTCAATAAGTCCTCGGGTAGTTATAGCAGTGCGGTTGGTTATACTAATGCAGCATCAGGTGATTATAGTAGTGCGTTAGGCGCTAATAATGAAGCTTCAGTTGAGTACAGTAGTGCCGTTGGTTATAACAATACCGCATCGCGTATCAATAGCAGTGCGATAGGATCTAATAATATCGCCTCAGAGGGTTATAGTAGTGCATTTGGTTATAACAACACGGCATCGAACATAAATAGCAGTGCAATTGGCTATAAAAATACCGCCTCGAATGTAAATAGCAGTGCCGTCGGTTATAATAATACAGCATCAGGTGAAGACAGTAGTGCCATCGGTTTTGAAAATACATCAGAGGGTGACTACAGTGTTGCAGTTGGTTATCAGAATACCGCATCAGGTACAGACAGCAGCGTGTTTGGCAGTAATAGCCAAGCAACTGCGACAGGCGCAACCGCCATCGGTAGTTTCTCCATTGCAGATGAAAGAGATACGATTTCAGTTGGTAGCAAGGGTTTCGAAAAACGTATCACTAACGTGGCAGATGCAACAAATGATACAGATGCGGTAAATAAACGATATACCGACGACAAAGCAACCGAGACTTTAACTGCCTCCAAAGGCTATACCGACGACAAAGCAACCGAGACTTTGACTGCATCGAAAGGTTATACCGACGACAAAGCAACCGAGACTTTGACTGCATCGAAAGGTTATACCGACGACAAAGCAACCGAGACTTTGACCGCCTCCAAAGGTTATACCGACGGCAAAGCAACCGAGACTTTAACCGCATCGAAAGGCTACACCGATGGCAAAGCCACCGAGACTCTAGCATTGTCACAAAGTTATACAAATGATCAGGTGCTAATCGTTAAACAGGACATTGCTGCACAGCATAAATACCTAAGCATCAATGGTGGTACGTCTGCAGAAGCGATTGCTAGTGGAGACAACGCAATGGCTTTAGGCGCTAACGCGGCGGCGCAGGGCAAGCAATCTATTGCAATGGGAGATGGTGCTCAAGCAATCGGCGAGCAAGCTATCAGCATTGGCACTGGTAATAAAGTGACTGGAAATCATTCAGGTGCGATTGGCGATCCAAGTACGGTCAGTGGCAATAACAGCTATAGTATGGGCAATAATAATACCGTGTCTGGCGACAATACTTTTGTGCTCGGTAATAATGTCAATACTACTGCAAAAAACGCCGTGGTACTCGGCAATGACTCTAGCTCTAACCGTGAAAACACAGTGTCGGTTGGTTCGGATCTTAACCAGCGTCAGATTATCAATGTTGCTAATGGTACCGCTGATAATGACGCAGTCAATGTCAGTCAGTTACAAGACGCAAAAACAAGCGCTATCGAAACCTCGAACACTTATACTGATACTAAATTTAATGCTCTAAATGACTCTATTCACAATTATCTGCAAGACAATGGACAGCGTTTTAAGGAAATTGATGATCGTTTTGATCGTCAAGGTGCGATGAGTGCTGCGATGTTAAACATGGCAACCAGCACGTCAGGTCTACAAGGTAAGAACCGTATAGGCGTGGGCGCAGGTTTTCAGGGTTCTGAGCAAGCGGTTTCCTTAGGATATCAGCGTGTCATTAATCCCAATACCAGCTTTAGTCTCGGTGGTGCTTTCACAAAAGATGAGAACTCTGGTGGCATGGGTATGGGCTTTAGCTGGTAA
- a CDS encoding HupE/UreJ family protein, with amino-acid sequence MTTDTAKTMIRKNIFQKTTIISSLALLSLLPTLAFAHPGHGLMAADGSFSLSILSGILHPLTGFDHLMLALGMGMLFTQMHSFKKGFVALLIGLVTGFVLSLSVSLNSLFIEYGILLSIVLLTMALMSRYFNVALNQSHEMSVKTVYKFLIIGFGALAMFHGAAHAIEVPANSNTAGFFTGMIVAMLGLYTIGKGFATYLNTHLQDSLIIQRVIAVVGLCGVLLG; translated from the coding sequence ATGACAACAGACACAGCCAAAACGATGATACGCAAAAATATCTTCCAAAAAACCACCATAATCAGTAGCTTAGCACTGTTATCGTTGCTACCAACACTCGCATTTGCTCACCCTGGGCATGGCTTGATGGCAGCGGATGGCTCATTTAGCCTTTCAATATTGTCTGGTATATTGCACCCTTTGACTGGGTTCGACCATCTGATGTTAGCGCTGGGCATGGGCATGCTATTTACTCAAATGCACAGCTTTAAAAAAGGCTTTGTAGCACTGTTAATTGGTCTAGTAACAGGATTTGTACTGAGTTTAAGTGTGAGCTTGAACAGCCTGTTTATTGAATACGGCATTCTACTCTCCATCGTACTCCTGACCATGGCACTTATGAGCCGCTACTTTAATGTGGCATTGAATCAAAGCCACGAGATGTCCGTCAAAACTGTGTATAAATTCTTAATCATTGGCTTTGGTGCGCTTGCTATGTTCCACGGTGCAGCTCATGCAATCGAAGTGCCTGCAAACAGTAATACCGCTGGCTTCTTTACGGGTATGATTGTTGCCATGCTAGGTCTATATACTATCGGCAAAGGATTTGCCACTTATCTAAACACTCACCTGCAAGACAGTTTGATTATTCAACGTGTTATAGCTGTTGTCGGTTTATGCGGTGTGCTGTTAGGGTAA
- the ureG gene encoding urease accessory protein UreG, translated as MALTPKVENKNLETTLSPLRLGIGGPVGSGKTALTLRLCQRLRDDINMAVVTNDIYTKEDSEFLTRNEAMPAERIRGVETGGCPHTAIREDASINLSAIAELQQQFAGLELIIIESGGDNLAATFSPELSDLTLYVIDVSAGDKIPRKGGPGIMKSDLLIINKTDLAPFVGASLEVMAHDAKKMRGDKPVVFSNMKTGEGLDDIVAFILDKGMLSVA; from the coding sequence ATGGCACTAACACCCAAAGTCGAAAACAAAAATTTAGAAACGACGCTCTCTCCGCTACGTTTAGGCATTGGCGGCCCTGTAGGCTCAGGAAAAACGGCATTGACGCTGAGACTATGTCAACGCCTGCGGGATGATATTAATATGGCCGTGGTAACTAATGATATTTATACCAAAGAAGACTCTGAATTTTTAACCCGCAATGAGGCGATGCCAGCTGAGCGCATTCGCGGTGTTGAAACCGGTGGCTGCCCGCATACTGCCATCCGTGAAGATGCCTCAATTAACTTATCTGCCATCGCCGAATTACAGCAGCAATTTGCAGGTCTTGAGCTTATTATCATCGAGTCTGGTGGTGATAATTTGGCAGCAACTTTTAGCCCTGAATTGTCCGACTTGACACTATATGTCATTGACGTGTCTGCAGGCGATAAAATTCCTCGTAAAGGCGGCCCTGGTATCATGAAATCGGACTTACTCATTATCAATAAAACCGACCTTGCCCCTTTCGTAGGCGCGTCACTTGAGGTGATGGCACATGATGCCAAAAAAATGCGCGGTGATAAGCCGGTGGTATTTAGTAACATGAAAACAGGCGAAGGTCTTGATGACATTGTTGCTTTTATCTTAGATAAAGGCATGTTAAGTGTGGCGTAG
- a CDS encoding urease accessory protein UreF: protein MTNHATHSQHPASTAQGINDLNNTEVTGRLLMLASSNLPIGSYTYSQGIEPAIESGLIHDESSGLAFMSDYLELALCRYELPLLALMIEAIMINDVALTDALGADYHASRETKEFVYESSQLALSLSAWLDNVLELNVPDSLLAHGFLPLFAHISSHWQFNPVQAMTTYAFGQIENMVLAAVKTVPLGQMAGQRIIWQLQQLLSQQIQPLAANVQQKFSHVQHMALMTDCSDITTFKLNLLYQQLHMSANLPNLAILSCQHERQYSRLFRS, encoded by the coding sequence ATGACTAATCACGCCACGCACTCCCAGCATCCTGCCAGTACCGCACAAGGTATAAATGATCTGAATAATACAGAGGTAACTGGACGTTTGCTCATGCTGGCGTCAAGCAACCTACCTATTGGCAGTTATACCTACTCGCAAGGCATAGAGCCTGCTATCGAGTCAGGGCTCATTCACGACGAAAGCAGTGGTTTAGCGTTTATGAGTGACTATTTGGAGCTGGCATTGTGTCGTTATGAGCTACCGCTACTGGCGCTGATGATAGAGGCAATTATGATTAATGATGTGGCGCTGACTGATGCTTTAGGTGCCGATTATCACGCTAGCCGCGAAACCAAAGAGTTCGTCTATGAGTCAAGTCAATTGGCGCTGTCTTTATCCGCATGGCTAGATAATGTTCTTGAGCTTAATGTGCCTGATAGCTTACTCGCTCATGGGTTTTTGCCACTGTTTGCCCATATTAGCTCGCACTGGCAATTTAACCCTGTACAAGCCATGACCACCTACGCCTTTGGTCAAATCGAAAATATGGTGCTGGCTGCGGTCAAAACCGTACCGCTTGGACAAATGGCAGGACAGCGCATCATTTGGCAGCTGCAACAGTTATTAAGTCAGCAAATACAGCCACTGGCTGCTAACGTCCAGCAAAAATTTTCGCACGTTCAACATATGGCGTTAATGACTGATTGCTCTGATATAACAACATTTAAGCTAAATCTTCTCTATCAACAGCTACATATGTCCGCCAACCTACCAAATTTAGCCATACTGTCTTGTCAGCATGAAAGGCAATACAGCCGCCTATTTCGCTCTTAA
- the ureE gene encoding urease accessory protein UreE, with translation MNIYTQRLDLSTLSAEQQAIIDRQKQAENFLYLDFDTRQRSRFKAETQHQDTIGVDLPRTETIKNGSVLADHQGNLIQIIAAKQALIEVTADNGFDLMKGAYHLGNRHVPLMLTPNALYFEPDHVLEAMLNQLGLHTQAVQAPFEPETGAYKGEHGGHSHSHSHNRDHSHSHEHSGNHQHNHSDAHSHSHSHSRSRNHEHTHD, from the coding sequence ATGAACATTTATACGCAACGTCTTGATCTATCAACCCTTAGCGCTGAACAACAAGCAATTATTGATAGGCAAAAACAGGCAGAAAACTTTTTATATTTAGATTTCGACACCCGTCAGCGTAGCCGTTTTAAAGCAGAAACACAGCACCAAGATACCATTGGTGTCGATTTGCCACGTACGGAAACCATTAAGAATGGCAGTGTGCTGGCAGACCATCAAGGCAACTTGATACAAATAATAGCTGCTAAGCAAGCTTTGATAGAAGTAACCGCTGATAATGGCTTTGACCTTATGAAAGGCGCTTACCATTTAGGCAACCGCCATGTTCCTTTAATGCTGACACCTAATGCACTGTACTTTGAGCCTGATCATGTTTTAGAAGCGATGTTAAATCAACTTGGCCTACATACCCAAGCCGTACAAGCGCCATTTGAGCCAGAAACGGGTGCGTATAAAGGTGAGCACGGCGGACATTCTCACTCTCATAGCCACAATCGTGATCACAGTCACAGTCATGAACATAGCGGTAACCATCAGCACAATCACTCTGACGCTCACAGCCATAGCCATAGCCATAGCCGTAGCCGTAATCATGAGCATACTCATGACTAA